In a genomic window of Streptococcus mitis NCTC 12261:
- a CDS encoding phosphoglycerate mutase, which translates to MVKLVFARHGESEWNKANLFTGWADVDLSEKGTQQAIDAGKLIKEAGIEFDQAYTSVLKRAIKTTNLALEASDQLWVPVEKSWRLNERHYGGLTGKNKAEAAEQFGDEQVHIWRRSYDVLPPNMDRDDEHSAHTDRRYASLDDSVIPDAENLKVTLERALPFWEDKIAPALKDGKNVFVGAHGNSIRALVKHIKGLSDDEIMDVEIPNFPPLVFEFDEKLNVVSEYYLGK; encoded by the coding sequence ATGGTAAAATTGGTTTTTGCTCGCCACGGTGAGTCTGAATGGAACAAAGCTAACCTTTTCACTGGTTGGGCTGATGTTGATTTGTCTGAAAAAGGTACACAACAAGCGATTGACGCTGGTAAATTGATCAAAGAAGCTGGTATCGAATTTGACCAAGCTTATACTTCAGTATTGAAACGTGCGATTAAAACAACTAACTTGGCTCTTGAAGCTTCTGACCAATTGTGGGTTCCAGTTGAAAAATCATGGCGTTTGAACGAACGTCACTACGGTGGTTTGACTGGTAAAAACAAAGCTGAAGCTGCTGAACAATTTGGTGATGAGCAAGTTCACATCTGGCGTCGTTCATACGATGTATTGCCTCCAAACATGGATCGTGATGATGAGCACTCAGCTCACACAGACCGTCGTTACGCTTCACTTGACGATTCAGTTATTCCAGATGCTGAAAACTTGAAAGTGACTTTGGAACGTGCCCTTCCATTCTGGGAAGATAAAATCGCTCCAGCTCTTAAAGATGGTAAAAACGTATTCGTAGGAGCTCACGGTAACTCAATCCGTGCCCTTGTAAAACACATCAAAGGTTTGTCAGACGACGAAATCATGGACGTGGAAATCCCTAACTTCCCACCATTGGTATTCGAATTCGACGAAAAATTGAACGTAGTTTCTGAATACTACCTTGGAAAATAA
- a CDS encoding nucleotidyltransferase domain-containing protein — MPQHLFKELAQLEQVEALALGRSRAGQDFDKDSDYDVYVYLSAPLSPDIREEILSKYCSYMEIGNQFWELEDDCVLNNGIEIELIYRSLDEFDKDLQAVVLEHQAQNSYTTCMWYNLLNSKILYDRDGHYAALQKKYNLPYPAELKKNIINKQFLLLDQAMPAFSRQIKKALKRQDLLSINHRSSEFFASYFDLLFAFNEQLHPGEKRMLQYAKNNCSHLPQNFENDIQDYFQNLYQLDHQQKTVLTLEHLLSNLKHLIDESI, encoded by the coding sequence ATGCCACAACATCTCTTTAAAGAATTGGCTCAACTGGAGCAAGTAGAGGCTCTAGCTCTAGGAAGATCACGGGCTGGACAAGATTTTGACAAAGACTCTGACTATGATGTATATGTCTACCTCAGTGCTCCCCTCTCGCCAGACATCAGAGAAGAAATCCTCAGTAAATACTGCTCCTATATGGAAATCGGCAATCAATTTTGGGAATTGGAGGATGATTGTGTTCTCAATAATGGCATAGAGATTGAGCTGATTTACCGCTCTCTAGACGAATTTGACAAAGATTTACAAGCCGTAGTTTTAGAGCACCAAGCCCAGAATTCTTACACTACTTGTATGTGGTACAATCTACTCAACAGCAAGATTCTCTACGATCGAGATGGTCACTATGCTGCCCTCCAGAAAAAGTACAATCTTCCTTATCCAGCTGAGCTGAAAAAGAATATCATCAACAAGCAATTCCTGCTTCTCGACCAAGCTATGCCAGCTTTTTCAAGACAAATCAAAAAAGCTCTCAAACGCCAAGACTTACTCAGCATCAATCACCGCAGTAGCGAGTTTTTCGCTTCTTATTTCGATTTGCTCTTTGCCTTCAATGAGCAACTCCATCCAGGAGAAAAACGCATGCTCCAGTACGCAAAAAACAATTGCTCTCATCTACCTCAAAATTTTGAAAACGATATTCAAGACTACTTTCAAAATCTCTACCAACTAGATCACCAGCAGAAAACAGTCCTAACTTTGGAGCATCTCCTATCAAATCTTAAACATTTGATTGATGAATCCATTTAG